The following nucleotide sequence is from Nymphalis io chromosome Z, ilAglIoxx1.1, whole genome shotgun sequence.
aaatttgaaatcacATATCTTACTTCTGTCTCACAGCATTTTAAACAATAGATAAGCTAGAGACAAATTAAGATATTCGTGATATAACCCTCGGCCATAAAACATGTCTATATATTTCTACGTCAGTGTAAGTAAAAGTTGTTAATACTAAGTCTAGTACATATACGAATACCATCCATGAAAGTCGACACAACACTCCTAGGCGGTGCACAAACGACATTTACCTATTTAAGAATTTCATCTAAACgccaaaaaaaattatgtttttgcaTCAGTACCTAATACTCTTAAATGGTAGTGAATTGAAAACTTAAGCTATTTCAGTTGTTGAGGATCCAGTTTTCACCTGTAcagatatgatatatatatatatatatatatatatatatatatatatatatatatatatgaattatcaCTTTTACTAGGTATTATAATCTTGCaacaaaaatcattatattatagtaagaaGCGTACTAATCATGACAGTTTCGTTAATGTTTGATTACAAGTACAATTCGTATGAAATCAATCCGCTGATGCGACAATCAAAGTGCGATGAATAAGCTTGAGGCATAACAATTCATCGAATAACGCTTAGCGAAGATGTTTGTGGCTCAAGTTAATTAAGTTATACGATGCGCATGCGCACTTGAGGGTGCGTCAAATGACACTGTGTGTGTAGCAAGTTTTATATGATAttgatacattaaaatattttcatgcaaattttttcaaattagatatatgtaaaatatactgGTAACGAGAGCatgataattactttaattgcaAACGCAGTTTGATGTCTCGCATTGCTACAACACAGTGTGAAAAACGAGTTGTATATACAAAGGCGACTATCTCGAATTAGACTAATTAAGCATTATTTCGGTCTATCAATAGGAAAGTCTAAGTCCTACAACGAAGAATTGAATATCATTTGCACGGTGAAACAACCGTTTCTTATAAGCAAACAATTGTATTCAACATTTTCTGTTTCTCCAATAAATAACCTTCAAAAAGGGTAGCCGCCTTGTATTCGCAGTCGAATAAGAGAGCTGTTAAAACGTTCTAAAActcgttttttaaatatgtatatcaagTGCGTAGATACAATAATATGCTAAGCAAATGTTGTTtaacttataaacattaaacCAAAGTTATTACCATATTAGTTACTCTGATCTTAAATTTTCTatgagatatttgttttttttttctgtaatattaACACACTCTTGTTTGAAAGTATAATGACTAATCATTTAGACATATTTTTACCAAAAATTGTCGTAATATTTTGGACTGGACGCAATTTTATTGTCAAAGTCTGATGAATTCTCAGTCTTTCAAGCTGAATAATTTGTATGGATGgacttttacttaaaatattacttgagGATGCAACAATAATTACTATCGTTAATGATCATAATGAGAGAAAAGAAATGAACTAATTTTCTCCCTTAATTCGTAAAATGGCAAAAATACACTTGATTATTCTAGATACATTCTGCATAGTATATGATTTAGTCAGTCTGACACATGTAAGATACAATTTTCGTACTCATATGCGAAAAATAAGAAATgtcgaataatatttttgatattattctataattCATGCCAACAATTATATCTACAATATGACATAACTGATTATTTATCGCGGAACATAAAATCCTCTCAATACATAACGTTTTATCCATTTGAGTCAAATTCATGTACACTTCGTTACAGATTCTGTTATTCACAATCTATAATAACTCGTATTTTGACAAGATTAAGGTTAAGCCGTACTGCGAAATTACATCTCGCGATTCTATTGTCGTAGTTTTTATTCAAcgtgctaatattataataatgtattccaCTTAATACGACTTCTATTCTCGCGTTTGTCAGTACTGTGCAATTCTCGGCTGAGGCACATGTATATAAAATGGACAactaaattaaatctaaaactcactttcacatttgtaTTAAAGTACAAATTTTGAAAGCGCACTTTAAAAAGCGAATATCGAATTAAGATTCCaaagtattacaaaaatacgaaaataaaaccaTGCATGGTTTTTGCAACCAAGGTTATTTCGTAGTGCGGGCTAGCCTTATGTGAATTGTGTTCTTTGAATCCCACACATGCGCAAGAAATTGAACGTTTGATCCAGTTAAGATTGATTTAGGCTTTGTGGATACAGCACAACCACTTCTTTGTgaactacaaaatattaaaacacaatattaataaaaagctataatatttttcttacgtACTcatgaacataatatttttgactATTTAAAGATACTAATTGTAAACAATTGTTTATACCTAACCTtactttttatcataatattcgtACTTTATCATTTGGCCATCATTTCGATTTacgaatagaaaataatttcgtCACAATAACAGAAAAAATGTTTACGCAAATGAATGTAATACCTATTTAAGACGCTGctacaatattttatctaaataggTATAAAAAACAATCCTTGTGCTATAAAATAAGATGCGCCTATTTGACACGGAGGACGGTTCTTAAATGATCTTGTAAAAGGACACAATTCGTtcttaatgacaaaaaaatgaacattatcaataaattgatatttcgttatataattataaatggatCGCGGTAAAAATTTCAGCGCGCGTCCAATCAGATTGGACAATATCACAGCCCAGTGAAAAATAATCTACAAAAGCATGCCGTAGGAATGAGatcattttcataaaaaattcaAACCAGCTCAGATGTTTCACTAATTTGAAAAGTTTCTACTGCGTTCATATCtttcaaattgtattaatatatgagTTCAAAATTATCCTCATTGTTgtgactaatattttataataaaaaaaatattaacattaaatgctgtaaatttttaatttaaatatataattttcttcaaaaattttCGCCttgattaaacaaattatattgtaagttatcatctaaatgtaaacattaaagTATACTGTAACTATGGCACAAATTAGGAATACTATAATTCTAAATTCACACGCGTGTATgttgtattgttataaaatgggtaacaatataaaaactgGTTTGATATGGTGCCTGGCTTTTAtagtaaaacttttaaaatcctacaaattccataaaatatttaccatgATAGTACTTAGTTTGTGTGTATTGTTTGGATGCTATTTTATCATACAGAGTTGCCACAAAGGAAAAAAaggtttaaatgtttttttcatgtaaaataaaatttcattttcattttaaaaacgacgaaaatgaataaagttttaatatttggaACTAATGAGATTCGCAATTCCAAAATTTacgtaaatttacttttaagttaaaaataattttgaattcaaCTGTTATTTAACGGGCAACTCTGTTGTCTATGCCGGGAACCgctcattaataaaattaggaatataatataaaattgtcaaaaccccaactaattttaataaatacgtcTTGCAAAGTCCACTTGTAACAATAGGTACAGTTTGCTCACTTCTAAAATTAGCACCATTTCTTTGAAATagccaataattaaataaaattttatataattttaaaatatatttcatattgtataaattttatactattttgtcataaacaataatagtaaaggttttattttcacctatttaactttaatactaATTCAGTGCGTTGAGGCTATTTATCAAGTTctcatacaatttttttgttacaattggACCAGCAAAATTTTACATATCTTACTATACCATTTCATAATAGCACCGCCATTCAATAACCTCAAACTTGCTCCAAACTTacctaacatttttatttcttcagtTGGTCACATTTCAACACATTACAAAGAAcagagtttattattttaagatatataatgaaattacaaTACTCCACCGTCCACTCTCAATGTTCTAACACGAACGGAACACAATTCGGCTACATTCAGAGAGCGGTTAAATCTTTCATCACTACATTAAATCACTACATTTACACAATTATGGACAATACACTGCTACTACAACGCATTATTCCTGATGTGTATGATGATTAAACATGAGAAAGTGCATAGTCCTTGGTACATACCAAAGACGCTCGCTAAAACTTCACTGTGTTCTTCACACCACTACAACgctaataaagataataaatatctttaggCATCGTTAGAATTGGGGGCGTAACACAAACGGCACGGGAATCCGCATAAAGCGAGCGAAATATTAAGATTGTCTCAAGCGGTCGGCTGTACCGTGGAAGGATGCGCAGGCAGGGACGAGTGCGTCGCTGTGGGTAGTCCTGGGTGAGTGGTCAAGTGAGTGGAGTCACTTCGGCGGGGTGGTGCCGGTGGAGGACGTTTCTTTATTGGCTTGGGTTCCTCGCGTCTAGGTGGAGCCTCCCGGCCGAAGACATTCTCATAAAACGGATCTTCGATACCCGAACCGCCTCCATAATGCTCCTGTACCCACATGGACACACTCGTTTCCTTGTAATCATCTGATAGTGGATACTCCCTGAAGCCAAGAACTTCATGCGGTGTCGTTGCCGGCTCAAGTTTGCATTTCTGCGCCACTTGCCATTTTTTCCTCATTACTCTttgtaaatcttttaaaaattctttggGAGGATTGCTATTAGAATCTGCAAGTTTTTTTGGTGAAGATAACCGAGTACTTTCATTGCGTTTGGGTGGTGGTGGTTTTCGGGGCGAGGGCGGCGCAtctgttaaattaaatgtgatCTTTTTGGTTTTCTTTTCAGAAGACGTTGGTAAATCATCTGCGAAATTCACTTTCTTAATGGAACTAGTCCGTTCCTTAGTTGTTGAGTCCATTGTTTTCTTTTGTACAGATGGGCTGCCATTGCTCAGTTTCTTAGACTGTAATTCAACTAGACAAGCCCCATATGCTACATTCTGTGTGCCGTAAATGCTTTTATCGGAATGGAGAGAAGAAGTTTTTGAAGCCTCTGAATGAACACTATCCAATGAAGGTTGACGAGGAAACGACCGGCTGGAATCAGATAAGCGATTGCTATTTCTTTGACCTGCGCGCGCTGCCTGTTCTATTTGCTGGGCAGTGAGTTGACTGACGATATCCTGTACTCTCCCGGGTTGAGCTTCCATGGCATGTTCGGGAGGTGGTGGTGGAAGACTGAGCTGAGAGCCATTTATATCTTCTATAGAATCCAGTGGAGGTGGAGGGGGTGGTAATGAGTCGAGGCTAAGAGTGGAGCTGAACATTCCATCTGGAACATCATCTGTCGGAGGAGGTGGGAGTGGCAAATCTTCGACTGCTGTTATATCTTGCTGCTGTTGAGTTTTATCATAAATAGTGTACCCGTAGAGAGACGAGGTGGTTTCAACGCTGCTACGGTAAGGGTCTCTCGTAATCGTCTCATAATGTCCGTAAGATGGAGACGGCGGCTGGTGCCGAACGGGACTACTTGAAGCAACGCTGCCGGTACTATAGATGGGCGTATCAGAagattctataaataataataatattttaagactgACAGAATtacataaaactattatatagaaGACTTATTGCACATGTAGAACAGCGTAAACTCTTCAGATTAAAATATGAGCAATATCTTAGAACggccaaataaaatattattacacaaattctttacaaatatactaattttattttatatgtatatgaagaaAAGAATAAGAAATAACCTGTAGCGGTGGAATGGTGTCGTTTAAGCGTGGAGTCATCACGCGGTCGAGTCCGCCTGGTAAGCGTGCCCGTGTCGCCCGTGTCTGTATCGCCTTCGTTCTCCACCATCTCCTTCAGCTGGCGGGTCATCCACGTCAGCGGTATATTTGGCTTCATTGAGGGCTTTCGTTTTATTGTACCTGAATAGTAATGAGGGTTTTgctaattaattgataacaaattccataataacattattatttgttagtcATACTGGCTAGAGGTCATGAGTCATGTTTGAGtactttcatttaattaaatgacaCATACGATAAAACTTTAGTAACTTTGTGGTTAATAAAGTTCCGGCAGAACAGAATGGAGTCAACCTATCGGTTCGGTAGAGCAGATTAGAGTTACGTCGTTTGTGTCATAAGAAGCGACTTGTAATAAGAGCAAAAATCAAGCCCGTAAGCGCATTAAACAGAATGCATAATCATCCCAGAGAGGGTTGGCAGGCATCAGGCAGGCAGGCGACCAGCCGTAAAAGTGTACCAATCAAGATAGAAAgtgtaaatgataataatgatttaatattattacataatggaGAGGCGTTTTGAGACATAAACATATTTTGCCCTCTCCTTACCGTCGCACATTAGCAGCTTTCTCTCTCGCACTATGCAAGCaactattttgattatatacagATGGCAGGTACgataacaaataaatgtttattatatcaataaacaatCAATTTCTCTTTGTATCGGTTAAATCTCATTCATCTAATAGAAATCGCGTcatctaatataaatatgtatttgcgTAAGTGACACAAGCTTCCCATTCGAACGAAGCTCGGGCCACTAATGAATTGGTTCGGCAGTTCGGGTCGAGAGGTAGAATGAATTGTGCGagtattttttagtttaatttttaaaattcattagtAAATAAAGTATACATTGAACAAAAGTTGTCccatattactatatattatttaagaagtgcttaattgaaaaatatcattGTTATGAGCCATCAAACGAAACCATTTGATGTTATGTAGACCCTAATATGTCATATTCTAAAtactataaaagttttaaataaaatccgtcaatataatattgaccaaaattaaaaaaaaaaagtaattaaaaaaaattgttttagttaCAGACCGCCCGACcaatggtttattatttatctaacatCCAAAAGGTAAAAGAGtatttttgtacttatattttaagaCCACCCTTTACGCAGTGGCCGCTTAGACTATAATTAGATTTTGCTACACTATTGTATTGCTACCTGTTATATGTACGTATACATGGGTTAGGTATGGTTTAGAATTAGagaatatgtatttttgaaatactAACCCATAGGAAACTCGCAGTCAAAGGCACTTTCGGAAGCAGTGCCGCCATCTGATAGACACCCGCTGGAACTAGATGATGAAGCGCGGGAATGTCTACGGACGTAACAAATGTATTGAAGTTATattcgttattaaaattaaatgaagtattagaaaaaaatatttctagcaCATTCATCTACAAAGACATGTTTGCATATAgagattacaaataaataatattattatattgtaataatataataaacattcgcATTTGCGTCATATAAGCAAgcgtacatatttaaattaattactataaaagctacgattattgaattttataatattcgctGCATAGCTTACACACattaccaataaaatatttaatgttagtcaaatttgtttaataaataaacaaaaagttatatcatgtggaatattaaaaaaaaaattcttttgttaacatattttaacggacctgatatttaaaaagttaaggttccctaaggtttttttttacaattttaaattaaccatATACGGCAACACCCACCTGCCACTGCTGATATCGGAGTTGGCAACACTGATATTGCTAGAGGCGGACTGCGCGGGGCTGTTGACCCCCATTGGCATCGTGCCATTTGTCTTTGTGGGGATCGATGTTATCTgcaacaaacattatttatttggttaCATACTATAAGATAGAATGTGCAtagaatttgtttaaaatataaacaatgtttatgcttaattattttttgtttaagtaaTGTATCATACAAAGGGTTGacagttttgttaaatatatattgaatagagTTTCTATAAGAGTAAAACTATTGATCAGCTGATATGTCAAGTTTTTTAAGCCGATATTAACGAAGAACGGGACAAGAACAGTCCCGTTATATTTCGATAGAACAAATTATTAAAGCCATATTAAAACGAtgctacttaaaaaaaagacaattatAAAAGTTCGCTTATTTAGTAATGGTTATCATTAAATGATTGTAAATATTACTGCTACACGCAAGACACGCAGGATGcggaatttctttttttttaccaattcaaatagtcttatttattaaatatacaaacctaTTCagaattctaataaaatattgaagttggaaacaaaagttatttatttaatttttttttatacatttctaaaatattttctctatatatttaaatgcataGCTGTCTAAGAAACTCATTACTTAACTGTAATATTACATGTGACAGACGCGTTCGCGTTTTAATTACTCAATCGGTCACTGTGAAATTTTTCAAACACGCCGTCAGGGTTAAAGAAAAAGTCATACGGTACCTAACAGGTGTCCCTTCAAACGCAAGCgaaaaataagttaagaaaAATACTAATAGCAAtatctgataatataattattacgataCCTCCCTCCTAATATATACAAACTTTATACtacgaaaaatattattgctatttCAAAGTAAAGGTGAACACGGTAATTATCTTTGTGCAATACGTATGCGCTACTTTTAAAAGGTTATGTTGATCAGTATTGAATACTTACAGAACAAGAACGCGCATGCGCCAAGTGATCTAAATCTTCTTGTGTGAGTTCCTCGACGAGGGAGCGGTGATTCTCCAGGAGTTGTCTGCCatgctgttttatatatttcatattagttAATAGCTTATtagtacaaaaattaaaacaagaatTGTTCGAGTCCATATACATGGAGGTATATATAAACGGAAGAATAGAACACACCTTAGCTATTCGCATAGCAGTGATCCATCTCTCCAGAGTTTTCTGATCATCAGCGCAGAGGAACTTGATGAATTTAACGCTCTTTGGCTGCTGGAGTCGCGGGTGCTTGATAGCGAAACAGTAGTCGGTGGGAGACTTGTATTTCTTCTTCCAATTCAATCCTAAATATACTTCGTTAGTGTCGAATGTCGCCAAACACACCAACTCCTTCAAAGTCTTCACTTTATCTTTCGGTAAATAGTACAGTCCTAATTGACAAAGGCAAATAGAGCATAATTATAGTGATacagtaaataaaacaacattcaAATTCGCTTGGCTTTGGCGCTTCGGTTTTAAAGTGTGGCCACACAATTCGCGTATCAgcttttatcaataatttaatattgtgctgtttaagaaaaaaatatataagcacaatatttaataataattctagtgTAAATTGACCATATATACCAGGTAATTACTAACCAGACGGTCGTAGTACGAAGTAAAACTTCTTCCATCCTTTTTTGGCATCACTTTTTAAAT
It contains:
- the LOC126780773 gene encoding abnormal cell migration protein 10 isoform X1; its protein translation is MMDVQLSEQTKWHRGGFLSTLNRSFRLATKSKSLTGSPVENKSIEQSLDMTTPGLNASSETPITLRPLEIVAPRIDTYRFSMANLEETQDADLDAILGELCALDSEYDEEISRVSSDYSSQAKDRSAGESSQRQENKDVSDGASTIARTDSPDNDSAFSDTVSMLSSESSASSSASSKCKPIKLSLLPNQKDAVFQQKADKIKLALERMREANVKKLFIKAFSMDGSSKSLLIDEKMTCGYVARLLADKNHVSMEPKWAIVEHLPDLHMERVYEDHEMLVDNLMLWTRESKNKILFAERPDKISLFQTPERFLLTEDDKGWCSEQDEHSRQVIIEEFFGQSGPSSNIPSVSGHPVPPMEGPLYLKSDAKKGWKKFYFVLRPSGLYYLPKDKVKTLKELVCLATFDTNEVYLGLNWKKKYKSPTDYCFAIKHPRLQQPKSVKFIKFLCADDQKTLERWITAMRIAKHGRQLLENHRSLVEELTQEDLDHLAHARSCSITSIPTKTNGTMPMGVNSPAQSASSNISVANSDISSGRHSRASSSSSSGCLSDGGTASESAFDCEFPMGTIKRKPSMKPNIPLTWMTRQLKEMVENEGDTDTGDTGTLTRRTRPRDDSTLKRHHSTATESSDTPIYSTGSVASSSPVRHQPPSPSYGHYETITRDPYRSSVETTSSLYGYTIYDKTQQQQDITAVEDLPLPPPPTDDVPDGMFSSTLSLDSLPPPPPPLDSIEDINGSQLSLPPPPPEHAMEAQPGRVQDIVSQLTAQQIEQAARAGQRNSNRLSDSSRSFPRQPSLDSVHSEASKTSSLHSDKSIYGTQNVAYGACLVELQSKKLSNGSPSVQKKTMDSTTKERTSSIKKVNFADDLPTSSEKKTKKITFNLTDAPPSPRKPPPPKRNESTRLSSPKKLADSNSNPPKEFLKDLQRVMRKKWQVAQKCKLEPATTPHEVLGFREYPLSDDYKETSVSMWVQEHYGGGSGIEDPFYENVFGREAPPRREEPKPIKKRPPPAPPRRSDSTHLTTHPGLPTATHSSLPAHPSTVQPTA
- the LOC126780773 gene encoding amyloid beta A4 precursor protein-binding family B member 1-interacting protein isoform X2, with amino-acid sequence MALVEDTGAGAAADDPEALLNEWLGELTVLTAGLNASSETPITLRPLEIVAPRIDTYRFSMANLEETQDADLDAILGELCALDSEYDEEISRVSSDYSSQAKDRSAGESSQRQENKDVSDGASTIARTDSPDNDSAFSDTVSMLSSESSASSSASSKCKPIKLSLLPNQKDAVFQQKADKIKLALERMREANVKKLFIKAFSMDGSSKSLLIDEKMTCGYVARLLADKNHVSMEPKWAIVEHLPDLHMERVYEDHEMLVDNLMLWTRESKNKILFAERPDKISLFQTPERFLLTEDDKGWCSEQDEHSRQVIIEEFFGQSGPSSNIPSVSGHPVPPMEGPLYLKSDAKKGWKKFYFVLRPSGLYYLPKDKVKTLKELVCLATFDTNEVYLGLNWKKKYKSPTDYCFAIKHPRLQQPKSVKFIKFLCADDQKTLERWITAMRIAKHGRQLLENHRSLVEELTQEDLDHLAHARSCSITSIPTKTNGTMPMGVNSPAQSASSNISVANSDISSGRHSRASSSSSSGCLSDGGTASESAFDCEFPMGTIKRKPSMKPNIPLTWMTRQLKEMVENEGDTDTGDTGTLTRRTRPRDDSTLKRHHSTATESSDTPIYSTGSVASSSPVRHQPPSPSYGHYETITRDPYRSSVETTSSLYGYTIYDKTQQQQDITAVEDLPLPPPPTDDVPDGMFSSTLSLDSLPPPPPPLDSIEDINGSQLSLPPPPPEHAMEAQPGRVQDIVSQLTAQQIEQAARAGQRNSNRLSDSSRSFPRQPSLDSVHSEASKTSSLHSDKSIYGTQNVAYGACLVELQSKKLSNGSPSVQKKTMDSTTKERTSSIKKVNFADDLPTSSEKKTKKITFNLTDAPPSPRKPPPPKRNESTRLSSPKKLADSNSNPPKEFLKDLQRVMRKKWQVAQKCKLEPATTPHEVLGFREYPLSDDYKETSVSMWVQEHYGGGSGIEDPFYENVFGREAPPRREEPKPIKKRPPPAPPRRSDSTHLTTHPGLPTATHSSLPAHPSTVQPTA